The Flavobacterium johnsoniae UW101 genomic interval TCTTTTTTTATCGGCTTTCTAATTTTCTTACTCATATATCTTTTCTTATAAGGTTTAAAATTACAAATAAGAAATCAGATAATTCTTTTTAACAAATAGAATTATTAAAAATATAACTTTTCGTACATTTACAAAAAGACCTCATATGGAAAGCTTTAAGACAATCGCCGTATTCAATTATCAACACGAAACAGTGGTTCTCAAACACTTACTTGAACAGGAAGAAATCCCGTATTTTTTCGAAAACGAAATGACACTTTCCGTTATGCCTCTTTACTCAAATGCACTGGGCGGAATCAAACTCAAAGTTCATCCGGAAGACTTCGAACAAGTTCAGCAAATTCTGGACAATCTCAACAATCCTCTCAAAATCGTCTGAAACAAACTTCAAAAACAAACTCAAAACAGAAGTAAAATTCAAACTCAAAAAATTTTTTTTCCTTTTCAACTTTTTTAGTTTTCAACATATATTAAATACAACAAAAAAGATTTTTAAAAATTTTAAAAAAAATTATGGTTATTATAGCTTGTTAATATGTCGAATAATTTTTTTTTTGAAGTCATTGAAATCTCGTTTTACTTATTTATTCTGAGTTATCAACATAGTTATTTTTAGTTAAATTACTTATTTATAAGACTTTTTGTATTTTAATTAACAACGGTTGACAACCAAAATTGAATTCATTTTGTAGATAAGTTGATATGTTGATTTCTGTTGAAAATGGTATTTTTGATATTGATAACTTTTCCAAAAATTCACGAAACTTTTCTTGCATATTTAATTCCAGTTTTGGATTAGGTATTTTTTTGAAACAACCAAAAAAAACTTCTAATTTTCTTTTCGAACTTATTAACATTTTCTGTTAACTTAAAGTTAATTGAATATCAAGCAATTACAAACTCCTATTAACACCTCAAAATTTTAACAAATTTTATGCTTATTATTTATTGATTATGAGATACTTATGAAGTTATTAAAATTGTTAATAACTGATAAGGTTTTGACAGTAAGATAGTTGTAAAATAAAGTGTTTTGCTACTCCAGATACTTATCTGGATCACGAATGTACACGAATTTATATTGTGTGTTTATATACTATTTAAAAGAAAAAAATTTGTGAAAATTGGTGCAATTCGTGGCGAACATCTATTTATTAAGTAAATTTGCATAACACAACTTAATAGTATAGAAAAATGAAAATTTCGATAGGAAACGACCACGCAGGACCAGAATATAAAAAATCAATTGTAGCTATGCTTGAAGCAAGAGGATATGAAGTGACCAATTATGGAACAGATACAGATGCTTCTGTTGATTATCCTGATTTTGGACATCCAGTTGCTAATGATGTATCTGAAGGAAAAGCAGATTTTGGAATCGTAATCTGCGGAAGCGGTAACGGAATTGCAATGACGGTTAATAAACACCCTAAAGTAAGAGCTGGTTTATGCTGGACTAAAGAAATTGCTTATTTAACGCGTTTACATAACGATGCAAACATTGTAAGTATTCCAGCGAGATTTACATCAATTCATCAAGCTGTTGAAATCGTCGAAACTTTCCTTGATACGGCTTTTGAAGGCGGAAGACATCAAAACCGAGTTAATAAGATTGCTTGTTCGTAAAAAGTCAAAAAAAATTCGGTGCTTCGCACCAATATAGATAAAACACACCGGGCGGATTTTTTAAATTCATCCGGTTTTTTATTTAAAATATTTAAAATCAGGCAATTAATTTGTTCTAAAATGATACTTTTTGAGGTTATTAACAATGTTAATATCTATATTCTGCCCGATAGTTTTAAATAAATAAAAGCAGCCTGCACCAAGAGAATTAATATGAATTTGACAATAAATGAAGTTTTCCTCGTTTTATGTCTAAACAAAAACATAGCTGTTAATAAACCAGGTGTT includes:
- a CDS encoding putative signal transducing protein, with amino-acid sequence MESFKTIAVFNYQHETVVLKHLLEQEEIPYFFENEMTLSVMPLYSNALGGIKLKVHPEDFEQVQQILDNLNNPLKIV
- the rpiB gene encoding ribose 5-phosphate isomerase B, producing the protein MKISIGNDHAGPEYKKSIVAMLEARGYEVTNYGTDTDASVDYPDFGHPVANDVSEGKADFGIVICGSGNGIAMTVNKHPKVRAGLCWTKEIAYLTRLHNDANIVSIPARFTSIHQAVEIVETFLDTAFEGGRHQNRVNKIACS